From one Rhodospirillaceae bacterium genomic stretch:
- a CDS encoding response regulator, with protein sequence MAERILIVDDDIHVRELIDIGLSPMGYEVLQLDSAVDLIQQVKNTLPDVILLDFQMPEKDGLTALRELRAKGIVIPVIVLTGTADQNTAVQFFRSGATDFVPKPFDNDYLVIVVQRVIAHHSRNLIEKITEMIPYMTHLESCNWEQGKCTCKLGEVSLNALQMASEAMLNP encoded by the coding sequence TTGGCTGAGCGAATTTTAATTGTCGACGATGATATCCATGTTCGGGAACTCATCGACATCGGTTTATCACCTATGGGCTACGAAGTCCTGCAGCTTGATTCCGCTGTAGATTTAATACAACAGGTAAAGAATACCCTCCCTGATGTTATCCTTTTGGACTTTCAGATGCCTGAAAAAGATGGGCTGACCGCGTTACGGGAACTCAGAGCCAAGGGGATCGTGATCCCGGTCATTGTCTTGACCGGAACGGCGGACCAAAATACCGCCGTTCAATTCTTTCGGTCAGGCGCAACGGACTTTGTTCCAAAGCCCTTTGATAACGACTATCTCGTCATTGTCGTCCAAAGAGTGATCGCCCATCATAGCCGAAATCTGATAGAAAAAATAACCGAAATGATTCCTTACATGACGCACCTTGAATCCTGTAACTGGGAGCAGGGAAAGTGTACATGCAAGCTCGGAGAAGTGAGCCTTAACGCATTACAAATGGCGTCTGAGGCTATGCTAAATCCTTAA
- a CDS encoding response regulator — protein MLTPKFLNITIFNMSNLSEIQILYIEDSAPQRELVKLTIKKNFGLPVDTADTGAEGIELWASGSYNILIVDYNLPDMTGIEICQQVLSKQPNTSILMVTAEGNEDVAIEALNLGVTNYINKGSDKNFIKLLPAVIRRLADRVVELREKKNTEIALRESEKNAKRERDRLQDVIEGITVGFVVYDENDQLVMCNKSYFNTSDDIQDIIIPGVYFEEIVRTRAERNKNKGGILRDEAWIQKRLADHRNPRAPFERTYDGRTYHVHEFKTATGSITLFRIDITDIKKTEHELRQSQERLTNAIESLNSGFAYFDADDRLYIANKTFVETRPGVAHLAKPGITYEEFIKAQDPLALTIGDGERDEAWYEMRMKQHRNPSGPLYRQLKDGRHIQIDEVKTNDGGTINVRTDITNLINAKAEAEAANQSKMQFLAAASHDVRQPLQALGMFGSALRDKLLATSVGDDETIQKLVGHMDNSISVLNGMFDSLLEISKLDAQTLEPEILEFDLNELILQLLGRFEPTATAKNLSLESQPSEFRVRCDKILLDQILSNLLSNAIRYTESGKVELVVDQQGDQIVVAVADTGIGIPKDKIDHIFDEFYQVGNEHRDRTKGFGLGLSIVKRTADLLELPLTVESKEGQGSIFTLQIPLANGKQAIKALPDKREDARALKIMVIDDDSIVLESLKFRLEAWNHTTLAALSLEQARGLLSESNIQPDIIISDLRLSDTTDGVQAIEALRSQLRERVPGIILTGDTSAERLRYIENAGLPILHKPVNSDTLAEKLHEICG, from the coding sequence ATGTTGACGCCTAAATTTCTGAACATTACAATTTTCAATATGAGCAATTTATCGGAAATTCAGATACTCTACATTGAGGATTCGGCACCCCAACGTGAGCTCGTAAAGCTGACAATTAAGAAAAATTTCGGGCTGCCTGTCGATACGGCGGATACTGGTGCAGAAGGAATAGAACTATGGGCATCCGGCTCTTATAATATCCTGATTGTTGATTATAACTTGCCCGACATGACAGGCATCGAAATTTGCCAACAAGTTCTGTCTAAACAACCCAACACATCTATTCTTATGGTGACGGCCGAAGGCAATGAGGACGTTGCGATAGAAGCCCTAAATCTTGGTGTTACCAACTACATCAATAAAGGTTCAGATAAAAATTTTATAAAGCTCTTACCCGCAGTAATTAGGCGACTTGCGGACCGTGTTGTTGAGTTAAGGGAAAAGAAAAATACAGAGATCGCTTTGCGGGAAAGCGAAAAAAATGCAAAACGAGAACGCGATAGATTACAAGACGTAATAGAAGGCATCACAGTTGGGTTTGTCGTTTATGATGAGAATGACCAATTGGTGATGTGTAATAAGAGCTATTTTAATACCTCAGACGACATACAAGATATAATAATTCCGGGTGTTTATTTTGAGGAGATAGTTAGAACCCGCGCAGAGCGGAATAAAAACAAAGGTGGCATATTGAGGGATGAGGCGTGGATTCAAAAACGCCTTGCTGACCACCGCAACCCAAGGGCACCGTTCGAGCGGACTTATGATGGTCGAACATATCATGTGCATGAATTTAAAACGGCCACTGGTAGTATCACCCTGTTTCGTATCGATATTACAGATATAAAGAAAACGGAACACGAGTTACGCCAAAGCCAGGAACGGTTGACGAATGCCATTGAAAGTCTAAATAGCGGCTTTGCTTATTTTGATGCCGACGACCGTTTGTATATTGCGAATAAAACGTTCGTTGAGACACGTCCCGGGGTCGCCCATTTGGCCAAGCCGGGTATTACATATGAAGAATTTATCAAAGCTCAAGATCCATTAGCTCTAACGATTGGGGATGGCGAGCGCGATGAGGCTTGGTACGAAATGCGTATGAAACAACACCGTAACCCGAGTGGCCCACTCTATCGACAGCTCAAAGACGGTCGACATATCCAAATCGACGAGGTTAAGACCAACGACGGTGGTACCATCAATGTGCGCACAGACATCACCAATTTGATAAATGCTAAGGCTGAGGCAGAAGCCGCTAACCAGTCTAAAATGCAATTCCTCGCAGCGGCTAGCCATGACGTCAGACAACCTCTTCAAGCGCTGGGAATGTTCGGGTCTGCGCTGCGAGATAAGTTATTGGCGACGTCGGTGGGAGATGATGAAACGATTCAAAAACTTGTGGGTCACATGGATAACTCCATTTCCGTGCTGAACGGAATGTTTGATTCCCTCTTGGAAATTTCAAAGTTGGATGCGCAAACGCTGGAGCCAGAAATATTAGAGTTCGATCTCAATGAGTTAATTTTACAGCTGTTAGGTCGATTTGAGCCGACGGCAACAGCTAAGAATCTCTCACTTGAATCTCAGCCAAGCGAATTTAGAGTGCGCTGTGATAAAATTCTCTTGGATCAGATTTTGAGTAATCTCTTGAGTAATGCCATTCGCTACACTGAAAGCGGCAAAGTAGAGCTTGTCGTTGATCAACAAGGGGATCAGATCGTTGTCGCGGTCGCAGATACAGGCATTGGCATACCCAAAGATAAGATCGACCACATCTTTGATGAGTTTTATCAGGTAGGAAATGAACACCGTGACCGAACAAAAGGGTTTGGGCTTGGATTGTCCATTGTGAAAAGGACTGCTGACCTGCTGGAACTGCCCTTGACGGTAGAGTCAAAGGAAGGGCAGGGATCAATATTTACGCTTCAAATACCTCTCGCTAACGGCAAACAAGCTATCAAAGCTTTGCCAGATAAACGTGAAGACGCCCGCGCATTAAAGATCATGGTTATCGACGATGATTCTATTGTCTTGGAAAGCTTAAAGTTCCGTCTCGAAGCCTGGAACCATACGACCCTGGCGGCGTTAAGTCTGGAGCAAGCGCGAGGCTTACTATCCGAAAGTAACATCCAACCTGATATCATCATTTCGGACCTACGATTAAGTGACACCACTGATGGCGTACAAGCGATTGAGGCTTTACGATCACAACTGCGCGAACGTGTTCCCGGTATCATCCTCACGGGGGACACATCGGCTGAGCGTCTCAGGTACATCGAAAATGCGGGGCTCCCAATTTTGCACAAGCCTGTCAATTCCGACACGCTGGCTGAAAAACTACATGAAATTTGTGGCTAA
- a CDS encoding FAD-dependent oxidoreductase has product MVETNGTRIPVAIVGGGPVGLMLALFLDLHGVRSVLFNTEKTTRWHPKGSTEGSRTMEHFRRLGISEEIRALGLPPDHPTDVAYFTRFGGFELARLRMPSANETRQNIAEAPKTDQVPEPIHRANQMHLERFLFDHAKTRPNITMRFGCYAESFEQNDDSVYISTVREPDGMAETWHAEYLVGCDGGRSLIRHLLGIKYQGDTGIEQSYFGGRMFSTYVRVPALYQDFLGHRRAWQYWAVNPEIRSSMIAVNGRDEFLFRTRASEPNQPPEDAAVADAMRRCVGVDIAMEIVAHEPWTAGMALVADRFADRRVFLAGDAVHLFTPTGGFGMNTGIDDAANLAWKLAAMVHGWGGSELMASYEKERLPIALRNTDAARKLTANIGETDIDPAIEHDTSMGEAARRTAGEMLANFGEQFASIGVQLGARYDGSPLIASEGPAPADSFVTYTPTSVPGGRAPHLWLDEKRTFGSSLYDQLGTGFTLLRLGTHTADVSEMLTAAANLGIPLKVLDIDDMDARDLYQCDLALIRPDQHIAWRGNQVANNPDRLFSQLTGFPAEVRIRACS; this is encoded by the coding sequence ATGGTCGAAACAAACGGCACGCGTATCCCGGTCGCCATCGTAGGTGGCGGACCGGTAGGACTGATGCTTGCGTTATTCCTCGACTTGCATGGCGTACGATCAGTTTTATTCAATACCGAAAAGACGACACGGTGGCATCCGAAGGGCAGCACCGAGGGGTCCCGCACCATGGAACACTTCCGGCGGCTTGGCATCAGCGAAGAAATTCGCGCGCTGGGGCTGCCGCCTGATCATCCGACAGATGTTGCCTATTTTACTCGATTTGGTGGGTTTGAGTTGGCGCGGCTGCGTATGCCATCGGCAAACGAAACGAGGCAAAATATCGCCGAAGCGCCGAAAACCGATCAGGTGCCGGAGCCCATACATCGGGCGAACCAGATGCATCTCGAGCGTTTCCTGTTCGACCATGCGAAGACCCGGCCAAATATTACCATGCGGTTCGGATGTTATGCCGAAAGTTTCGAGCAAAATGATGATAGCGTCTATATTTCTACCGTGCGTGAACCGGATGGAATGGCTGAAACATGGCACGCTGAATATCTGGTCGGCTGCGATGGTGGCCGAAGCCTAATCAGGCATCTGCTCGGAATCAAATATCAGGGTGACACTGGGATCGAACAGAGCTATTTCGGTGGCCGTATGTTTTCGACCTATGTACGTGTGCCGGCACTCTATCAAGACTTCCTTGGCCATCGTCGTGCGTGGCAGTATTGGGCGGTCAATCCCGAGATCCGATCAAGCATGATCGCCGTCAACGGCCGTGACGAATTTTTGTTTCGCACGCGCGCGAGTGAACCGAATCAGCCGCCTGAGGATGCAGCGGTCGCAGATGCCATGCGTCGTTGCGTCGGCGTCGATATTGCGATGGAGATCGTCGCTCACGAGCCGTGGACGGCCGGTATGGCACTGGTCGCTGATCGATTTGCCGATCGTCGCGTGTTTCTCGCAGGTGATGCCGTGCACCTTTTTACACCAACAGGCGGTTTTGGAATGAACACCGGTATCGATGATGCGGCAAATTTGGCTTGGAAACTTGCCGCCATGGTACACGGCTGGGGCGGCAGCGAGCTAATGGCATCATACGAAAAAGAGCGCTTGCCAATTGCCTTGCGCAATACCGACGCGGCGCGAAAATTGACAGCTAATATCGGTGAAACCGATATCGACCCTGCGATCGAGCACGATACGTCAATGGGCGAGGCGGCACGGCGTACGGCGGGTGAGATGCTGGCGAATTTCGGCGAGCAATTTGCCTCAATTGGCGTGCAGCTTGGCGCACGTTATGATGGCTCTCCTTTGATTGCCTCCGAAGGTCCGGCACCTGCTGACAGTTTTGTCACTTACACGCCGACGAGCGTTCCCGGCGGGCGAGCCCCTCATCTGTGGCTTGATGAGAAGAGAACCTTCGGCAGTTCTCTGTACGATCAACTTGGCACGGGTTTCACGTTATTGCGCTTGGGAACGCACACGGCGGATGTCTCAGAGATGTTGACTGCGGCGGCAAACTTGGGAATTCCACTCAAGGTTCTTGATATTGACGACATGGACGCACGCGACCTTTATCAGTGCGACTTGGCACTCATCCGCCCCGATCAACATATAGCTTGGCGCGGAAATCAAGTTGCGAATAATCCCGACCGGCTTTTCTCTCAACTTACCGGGTTCCCTGCCGAAGTTCGGATTCGTGCTTGTTCTTAA